TATATATCATATACGACCTATTCTTAAAGTAAACACCGAACCCTCGCCCACTCTGCTTTTGACCTCCAGATTTCCACCGATAGCACCGGCAAGTTCCTTTGCTATTGCAAGGCCGAGCCCAATACCTTCTGACTTTATCCCTTTATAGAACCGCTCAAAGATAAAAGGGACTTCTTCCTCTCTGATCCCGACCCCTGTATCCGCAACCGCTATAAAAAGGCCCTCAGGCCTGAGTCCGTAAGAGAGCGTAACTGACCCACTGTCTGTGTATTTAAGGGCATTGTTAAGGAGATTAAATAAAATATGGCTGAGCTTGTCCGGGTCTGTCACCATGCTGACATCAGATGTCCGCTCAAAATTAAATGTGATTCCCTTTGCCTTAAACAGGGGCTCCATACTTTTTGCTATATCTGTGAGGAAAGAGCCGAGCTCCACTTCTCTCTCCTCGAGATAGAGGCTGTGTGCCTCCAGGCTTGCGATGTCCTCTATCCCGTCAATCAGCTTTTTTAATCTATCAATTTCTAAGAGCAGACTTTCTACCTGAGCCGCCTCTGCAGGCATGACGCCGTCAAGTATTGCCTCTAAATGTCCTTTTATAATGGAGAGTGGTGTCCTGAGTTCATGCGCGATATTGGAGGCAAGTCGTTTTCTTAAACCTTCCTGTCTCTCCAGGGCTTCGGCCATTCTGTTGAATGTCATTGACAACTTTCCAATCTCATCTGCTGAGGTGGGCTTTACCCTGATGTTGAGATTTCCTGTGGCAATTTCAGATGCGGCCTTACTTAATTTGCGAAGAGGGCGGTTCAGGTAAGATGCGAGGAGAAAGCTCAATAAAAGAGCACTTCCGCCTGTGATCAGCAATGAAAATAAAAGGAAGTCTTTCCCCCTTTTCTTAAAGGTCTGTTCTTTTTCAATTAGAAGGCTGTTCTTCTTTTGCCTGGCATAAAGGGTACCGATTTCTCTGCCTCCGTAGTAAAGGGGATATGGGTCAAATGTCGAGACGGGAGCTTCCATGGATATGGCTGCCATCTTCTGTCTCATTGCTGGGGGCTGATGTTTGATGGCCCCGGCAGTCGTAATCAGGGTTTTACCTTTAATGTCTTTTACCTCTATCTCAAAGCCAAGCATAAAGCCCCAGTGAGCGACATTCATTAAATCATGCAGGTCCCATTTACCATTACCCTTTTCATAAGAACCCTCTATGGATGCTATAATCCAGTAAAGTTTATCCTCCTGACTTCCAGTGATATAGGCATCAAAGTCCTTAGAAATTAATCTCTCAAACAGGATATTCGAGCAGAGGACAACCACAACTACTGCTAAAAGGGCAAGGAAAAATTTAACTCTCATCCCTTTTCCCTGTAAATTTATATCCTACGCCGTATACAGTCTGAATATAGTCTGGCTTCCCTGGGTCGACCTCGATTTTTTGTCTTAAGTTCTTTATATGGGCATCTATAGTTCTTTCATATCCTTCAAACCCATATCCCAGGCAGGTATTTATTAACTTCTCACGACTGAATACCATGTTCGGGTTCTTAGCCATTGTCAATAAGATATTTAATTCTGTAGGCGTAAGAGCCACGATCTTCCCTCTCACCTTCACCTCATGGGCGCCTGCGTCAATGAGGATAGCGCCTCTGTCAAAACTATGAATCTTTGTCCTATCGCCTGAATCAGACCTCCTCAACACAGCTTTTACCCGTGCTACAAGTTCCCTCGGGCTGAAAGGTTTAACAACATAATCATCTGCCCCGATTCCAAGCCCTTTCACTCTGTCCTCCTCACTGCTTTTTGCTGTGAGCATTATTATCGGCACATCTGATAGCGCCCTTATACTGCTGCAAATTTCTTCTCCCGGGATGTCTGGAAGAAAAAGGTCAAGGATTATAAGAGAAGGCTTTTTCTTAAGCATATCGAGGGCCATCGTGCCTGTATTTGCAACAAGGACATCATAGCCCTCCTTTACGAGATATGCCTTAACAACATCGGCAATCTTTGGCTCATCTTCTACCAGGAGTATTTCCATTCTTTATTTCCCAGTAATTATAATACCACTCTCCGAGGTATATAGTAAAAACCGAAAGCACGATACCACCGAGGACATCAACCGCGTAATGATACCGTAAATATACTGTTGATACGAGGAGGGCAAGTATGACAGGGAGATAGAGATAGAAGAGCTTTTTGTGATATTTATATGCAAGATACAGGACAACAAGGGCCACTGCTGTATGCCCGCTCGGAAAGGCATCTCTCTTGATTCCTTCAAGTGCATTCAGGGTTCTGTCAATAACATCCCTTATCAAAACACCTTTGAGCTCTATTTCATGGAGATGCTCCATCGTGTACCTTGGACCAATAGCAGGGACCAATATATAACCGATATAAGAAAGGTAAAAACAGAGAATAATAAGAAAAAGGGTTCTGTCAAACGCCTTTTCTTCCCCCCTTACCTTTAACACAATCCCCAGGATTATCGGGAGGAAATAATAAGAAGAATAGGCAAGCTGAAAGATTTCTGTTAAGAAGGGGCTTACAAAACGCTCAAAGACAACAGTGGGATGATTGCCGAATATGATATAGTCTATGCGTATTAAATGGTGGTCATAGTCCTTCGGATTTATGTAATGCACAAGGCCACCGAGGCTGT
This genomic interval from Nitrospirota bacterium contains the following:
- a CDS encoding HAMP domain-containing histidine kinase, which gives rise to MRVKFFLALLAVVVVVLCSNILFERLISKDFDAYITGSQEDKLYWIIASIEGSYEKGNGKWDLHDLMNVAHWGFMLGFEIEVKDIKGKTLITTAGAIKHQPPAMRQKMAAISMEAPVSTFDPYPLYYGGREIGTLYARQKKNSLLIEKEQTFKKRGKDFLLFSLLITGGSALLLSFLLASYLNRPLRKLSKAASEIATGNLNIRVKPTSADEIGKLSMTFNRMAEALERQEGLRKRLASNIAHELRTPLSIIKGHLEAILDGVMPAEAAQVESLLLEIDRLKKLIDGIEDIASLEAHSLYLEEREVELGSFLTDIAKSMEPLFKAKGITFNFERTSDVSMVTDPDKLSHILFNLLNNALKYTDSGSVTLSYGLRPEGLFIAVADTGVGIREEEVPFIFERFYKGIKSEGIGLGLAIAKELAGAIGGNLEVKSRVGEGSVFTLRIGRI
- a CDS encoding phosphatase PAP2 family protein, whose product is MRNDSTDKAARLLCLLRPVDLLTFCFLFFLTALTIIFFSRIPRPTLLIFIYVSLIAALFSLIYFKNKHNGKVLKTIYDIIFPVIAVMLIFDSLGGLVHYINPKDYDHHLIRIDYIIFGNHPTVVFERFVSPFLTEIFQLAYSSYYFLPIILGIVLKVRGEEKAFDRTLFLIILCFYLSYIGYILVPAIGPRYTMEHLHEIELKGVLIRDVIDRTLNALEGIKRDAFPSGHTAVALVVLYLAYKYHKKLFYLYLPVILALLVSTVYLRYHYAVDVLGGIVLSVFTIYLGEWYYNYWEIKNGNTPGRR
- a CDS encoding response regulator transcription factor, producing MEILLVEDEPKIADVVKAYLVKEGYDVLVANTGTMALDMLKKKPSLIILDLFLPDIPGEEICSSIRALSDVPIIMLTAKSSEEDRVKGLGIGADDYVVKPFSPRELVARVKAVLRRSDSGDRTKIHSFDRGAILIDAGAHEVKVRGKIVALTPTELNILLTMAKNPNMVFSREKLINTCLGYGFEGYERTIDAHIKNLRQKIEVDPGKPDYIQTVYGVGYKFTGKRDES